One genomic region from Burkholderia latens encodes:
- the ettA gene encoding energy-dependent translational throttle protein EttA, whose protein sequence is MAQYVFTMNRVGKIVPPKRQILKDISLSFFPGAKIGVLGLNGSGKSTLIRIMAGVDKDIEGEATPMPNLNIGYLPQEPQLDPTKTVREAVEEGLGELFQANKKLEEIYAAYAEPDADFDALAAEQAKYEAILASSDGGSPEQQLEVAADALRLPPWDAKIEHLSGGEKRRVALCKLLLEKPDMLLLDEPTNHLDAESVDWLEQFLVRFPGTVVAVTHDRYFLDNAAEWILELDRGHGIPWKGNYSSWLDQKEERLKQEEAAESARQKAIKKELEWVRQNPKGRQAKSKARIARFEELNSQEYQKRNETQEIFIPVGDRLGNEVIEFKNVRKSFGDRLLIDNLSFKIPAGAIVGIIGPNGAGKSTLFKMLTGKEQPDSGEVVMGPTVKLAYVDQSRDALDGSKTVFEEISGGADVLTVGKYETPSRAYIGRFNFKGGDQQKIVGNLSGGERGRLHLAKTLISGGNVLLLDEPSNDLDVETLRALEDALLEFAGSVMVISHDRWFLDRIATHILAFEGDSQVTFFDGNYQEYEADKRARLGEEAAKPKRLRYKPISR, encoded by the coding sequence ATGGCCCAATACGTTTTCACGATGAACCGGGTCGGCAAGATCGTGCCGCCCAAGCGCCAGATCCTGAAGGACATCTCGCTGTCGTTCTTTCCCGGCGCGAAGATCGGCGTGCTTGGCCTGAACGGCTCGGGCAAGTCGACACTGATCCGCATCATGGCGGGCGTCGACAAGGACATCGAAGGCGAAGCGACGCCGATGCCGAACCTGAACATCGGCTACCTGCCGCAGGAACCGCAGCTCGATCCGACCAAGACCGTGCGCGAAGCCGTCGAGGAAGGCCTCGGCGAGCTGTTCCAGGCCAACAAGAAGCTCGAGGAAATCTACGCCGCATATGCGGAGCCGGACGCCGATTTCGACGCGCTCGCGGCCGAGCAGGCGAAGTACGAGGCGATCCTCGCGTCGAGCGACGGCGGCAGCCCCGAGCAGCAGCTCGAAGTGGCCGCCGACGCGCTGCGCCTGCCGCCGTGGGACGCGAAGATCGAGCACCTGTCGGGCGGCGAAAAGCGCCGCGTCGCGCTGTGCAAGCTGCTGCTCGAAAAACCCGACATGCTGCTGCTCGACGAGCCGACCAACCACCTCGACGCGGAATCGGTCGACTGGCTCGAGCAGTTCCTCGTGCGCTTCCCGGGCACCGTCGTCGCCGTCACGCACGATCGCTACTTCCTCGATAACGCCGCCGAATGGATTCTCGAACTCGACCGCGGCCACGGCATTCCGTGGAAGGGCAACTACAGCAGTTGGCTCGACCAGAAGGAAGAGCGTCTGAAGCAGGAAGAAGCGGCGGAATCGGCACGCCAGAAGGCAATCAAGAAGGAACTGGAGTGGGTGCGCCAGAATCCGAAGGGCCGCCAGGCGAAGTCGAAGGCGCGTATCGCGCGCTTCGAGGAGCTGAACAGCCAGGAATACCAGAAGCGCAACGAAACGCAGGAAATCTTCATTCCGGTCGGCGATCGCCTCGGCAATGAAGTGATCGAGTTCAAGAACGTCCGCAAGTCGTTCGGCGACCGCCTGTTGATCGACAACCTGAGCTTCAAGATCCCGGCCGGCGCGATCGTCGGCATCATCGGTCCGAACGGCGCGGGCAAGTCGACGCTGTTCAAGATGCTGACGGGCAAGGAACAGCCGGACTCGGGCGAAGTCGTGATGGGGCCGACGGTGAAGCTCGCGTACGTCGACCAGAGCCGCGACGCGCTCGACGGCTCGAAGACGGTGTTCGAGGAAATCTCGGGCGGCGCCGACGTGCTGACGGTCGGCAAGTACGAAACGCCGTCGCGTGCGTACATCGGCCGCTTCAACTTCAAGGGCGGCGACCAGCAGAAGATCGTCGGCAACCTGTCCGGCGGCGAACGCGGCCGCCTGCACCTCGCGAAGACGCTGATCTCCGGCGGCAACGTGCTGCTGCTCGACGAACCGTCGAACGACCTCGACGTCGAAACGCTGCGGGCGCTGGAAGACGCGCTGCTCGAATTCGCGGGCTCGGTGATGGTGATTTCGCACGATCGCTGGTTCCTCGACCGGATCGCGACGCACATTCTCGCGTTCGAAGGCGACTCGCAGGTCACGTTCTTCGACGGCAACTACCAGGAATACGAAGCCGACAAGCGTGCGCGTCTCGGCGAGGAAGCCGCGAAGCCGAAGCGTCTGCGCTACAAGCCGATCAGCCGTTGA
- a CDS encoding HAD family hydrolase, whose protein sequence is MTIKAVVFDFGGVLIDWSPEYLYRQLIPDEAQRRWFLTHVCAMDWVARQDGGQTIDEGTRELVAKFPEHEALIRAFYARWHEMIGGVFDEGAALVDRLDAQGMPLFGLTNWSAQTFPYAWDNFPVLRRFKDIVVSGHVKLVKPDPAIYREMHARIDSHVPGIAPHELVFIDDNANNAAAATALGWHGIHHTSAAATAARLRELGVLA, encoded by the coding sequence ATGACGATCAAGGCGGTCGTATTCGATTTCGGCGGCGTGCTGATCGACTGGAGTCCCGAGTACCTGTACCGGCAACTGATTCCCGACGAAGCGCAGCGCCGCTGGTTCCTCACGCACGTGTGCGCGATGGATTGGGTGGCTCGCCAGGACGGTGGACAAACGATCGACGAAGGCACGCGCGAGCTGGTCGCGAAGTTTCCGGAGCACGAGGCGCTGATCCGTGCGTTCTATGCGCGCTGGCACGAGATGATCGGCGGCGTGTTCGATGAGGGCGCCGCGCTCGTCGACCGGCTCGATGCGCAGGGGATGCCGCTGTTCGGGCTGACCAACTGGTCCGCGCAAACATTTCCGTATGCGTGGGATAACTTCCCGGTGCTGCGGCGCTTCAAGGACATCGTCGTGTCGGGGCATGTGAAGCTCGTGAAGCCCGATCCTGCGATCTATCGCGAAATGCATGCGCGGATCGATTCGCACGTGCCGGGCATCGCGCCGCACGAGCTCGTGTTCATCGACGACAACGCGAACAACGCGGCGGCTGCGACGGCGCTCGGCTGGCACGGGATTCATCACACGAGCGCGGCCGCGACCGCGGCGCGCTTGCGCGAGCTGGGCGTGCTCGCGTAG
- a CDS encoding isochorismatase family protein: MADTAVIVIDMQRGLVQRARPAYRLDDVVAGINRLTAAARAAGAPVCFVQHDGDADDDIVPGTPGWELHDELIVGRADWRIRKQVSDAFQDTPLAAQLDGHGVRSVLICGYATEFCVDAAARRAALLGYRTTVVSDLHTTNERTHLSAAQIVAHHHFIWENGTLSGNAVTPRPLADVLAAEFA; this comes from the coding sequence ATGGCAGACACAGCAGTGATCGTGATCGACATGCAGCGCGGGCTCGTGCAGCGTGCGCGGCCCGCGTACCGGCTCGACGACGTCGTGGCGGGCATCAACCGGCTGACGGCCGCGGCGCGCGCGGCGGGCGCGCCCGTCTGCTTCGTGCAGCACGACGGCGATGCGGACGACGACATCGTGCCCGGCACGCCGGGCTGGGAGCTGCACGACGAACTGATTGTCGGTCGCGCCGACTGGCGCATTCGCAAGCAGGTGAGCGATGCATTCCAGGACACGCCGCTCGCCGCGCAGCTCGACGGCCACGGTGTTCGTTCGGTGCTGATCTGCGGCTATGCGACCGAGTTCTGCGTCGACGCCGCCGCTCGCCGCGCGGCATTGCTCGGCTACCGGACGACCGTCGTGTCCGACCTGCATACGACGAACGAGCGCACGCACCTGTCGGCCGCGCAGATCGTCGCGCATCACCACTTCATCTGGGAAAACGGCACGCTGTCGGGCAATGCGGTCACGCCGCGTCCGCTTGCCGACGTGCTCGCCGCGGAGTTCGCATGA
- a CDS encoding aminopeptidase P family protein, which produces MNARLPEVSSVPARLALLRGAMVRENLAAYLVPSADPHLSEYLPERWQARRWLSGFTGSVGTLVVTAEFAGLWVDSRYWVQAEAELAGTGVQLMKMTGGQQSAPHVEWLAQNVPAGATVGVDGAVLGVAAARALTAALTPRGIALRTDLDLLDAIWPERPGLPEDAVFEHVAPQADTTRASKLAEVRRAMQAQGAQWHFVSTLDDLAWLFNLRGADVNFNPVFVAHAMIGADRATLFVADGKVSPALAASLAQDGVEVRAYDAARASLAALRDGETLLIDPRRVTFGTLEAVPAGVKLIEAVNPSTFAKSRKTAIEIENVRVTMEHDGAALAEFFAWFERAVNRETITELTIDEKLTAARARRPGYVSPSFATIAGFNANGAMPHYRATPESHATIAGHGLLLVDSGGQYTTGTTDITRVVPVGTVSDLQRRDFTIVLKSMMALSRARFPRGIRSPMLDAIARAPMWAAGLDYGHGTGHGVGYFLNVHEGPQVISHYAPAEPYTAMEEGMITSIEPGVYRPGKWGIRIENLVVNRAGGQTEFGDFLAFETLTLCPIDTRCVLVEMLHDEERAWLNAYHATVRERVGRHVSGDAKAWLDARTQPI; this is translated from the coding sequence GAAGTGTCGTCGGTGCCGGCCCGCCTCGCGCTGCTGCGCGGCGCGATGGTCCGCGAGAACCTCGCCGCCTATCTGGTGCCGTCCGCCGACCCTCACCTGTCCGAGTACCTGCCCGAACGCTGGCAGGCGCGCCGCTGGCTGTCCGGCTTCACGGGCTCGGTCGGCACGCTGGTCGTCACTGCCGAGTTCGCGGGCCTGTGGGTCGACAGCCGTTACTGGGTGCAGGCCGAGGCCGAGCTCGCCGGCACGGGCGTTCAGCTGATGAAGATGACCGGCGGCCAGCAGAGCGCGCCGCATGTCGAATGGCTCGCGCAGAACGTGCCGGCCGGCGCGACGGTCGGCGTCGACGGCGCGGTGCTCGGCGTCGCGGCGGCGCGCGCGCTGACGGCCGCGCTCACCCCGCGCGGGATCGCGCTGCGCACCGATCTCGACCTGCTCGACGCGATCTGGCCCGAGCGTCCCGGGCTGCCCGAGGACGCGGTATTCGAGCACGTCGCGCCGCAGGCCGACACGACCCGCGCAAGCAAGCTCGCCGAGGTGCGCCGCGCGATGCAAGCGCAGGGCGCGCAATGGCATTTCGTGTCGACGCTCGACGATCTCGCGTGGCTGTTCAACCTGCGCGGCGCCGACGTCAACTTCAACCCCGTGTTCGTCGCTCACGCGATGATCGGCGCCGATCGCGCGACGTTGTTCGTCGCCGACGGCAAGGTGTCGCCGGCGCTGGCCGCGTCTCTCGCGCAGGACGGCGTCGAGGTTCGCGCGTACGACGCAGCGCGTGCGTCGCTGGCGGCGCTGCGCGACGGTGAGACACTGCTGATCGATCCGCGCCGCGTGACGTTCGGTACGCTCGAGGCGGTGCCGGCCGGCGTGAAGCTGATCGAGGCCGTGAACCCGTCCACGTTCGCGAAGTCGCGCAAGACGGCCATCGAGATCGAGAACGTGCGCGTGACGATGGAACACGACGGCGCCGCGCTCGCCGAATTCTTCGCATGGTTCGAGCGCGCGGTGAACCGCGAGACGATCACCGAGCTGACGATCGACGAGAAGCTCACGGCCGCGCGTGCACGGCGGCCCGGCTACGTGTCGCCGAGCTTCGCGACGATTGCCGGCTTCAACGCGAACGGCGCGATGCCGCACTACCGCGCGACACCCGAGTCGCACGCGACGATCGCCGGCCACGGGCTGCTGCTCGTCGATTCCGGCGGCCAGTACACGACCGGCACGACCGATATCACGCGCGTCGTGCCGGTCGGCACGGTCAGCGATCTGCAGCGCCGCGATTTCACGATCGTGCTGAAGTCGATGATGGCGCTGTCGCGTGCGCGCTTTCCGCGCGGGATCCGCTCGCCGATGCTCGACGCGATCGCGCGTGCGCCGATGTGGGCGGCCGGGCTCGACTACGGTCACGGTACGGGCCACGGCGTCGGCTACTTCCTGAACGTGCATGAGGGCCCGCAGGTCATCTCGCACTACGCGCCGGCCGAGCCGTACACGGCGATGGAAGAAGGGATGATCACGTCGATCGAGCCGGGCGTGTACCGGCCGGGCAAATGGGGCATCCGGATCGAGAACCTCGTCGTGAACCGCGCGGGCGGGCAGACCGAGTTCGGCGACTTCCTTGCATTCGAGACGCTGACGCTGTGCCCGATCGACACGCGCTGCGTGCTGGTCGAGATGCTGCATGACGAAGAACGCGCGTGGCTGAATGCGTATCACGCGACCGTGCGCGAGCGCGTCGGCCGGCACGTGAGCGGCGACGCGAAAGCGTGGCTCGACGCACGCACGCAGCCGATCTGA